In Dioscorea cayenensis subsp. rotundata cultivar TDr96_F1 chromosome 9, TDr96_F1_v2_PseudoChromosome.rev07_lg8_w22 25.fasta, whole genome shotgun sequence, a genomic segment contains:
- the LOC120268377 gene encoding probable aquaporin SIP2-1: MAPMELQLVLSDLLISLLWVWSGSILRYFAYTFLGLGMHTGIGLLKLILAVLYVSFFSWLGKATNGGAYNPLMVLCHAISGSFAGFLFVIFGRIPAQVVGSTIGVGLTKITFPEAYYGPRLNVDIHQGALMEGFLTLLIVILSLGIKKINPENLVLRTWISSLSKVILHFLGSDITGGIMNPATAFGWAYVQGDHMTKEHLLVYWLAPVEGALLGVWVCSLFVDLKKHKEHHQTGYKFKSE; the protein is encoded by the exons ATGGCACCAATGGAGCTGCAGCTCGTGCTTTCCGATCTCTTGATCTCTCTCCTATGGGTTTGGTCTGGTTCTATCCTTCGCTACTTTGCCTACACCTTCCTCGGACTAGGGATGCACACCGGGATCGGCCTTCTCAAGCTTATTCTCGCTGTTCTGTATGTCTCCTTCTTCTCTTGGCTCGGCAAGGCCACCAATGGTGGAGCTTACAACCCTCTCATGGTTCTCTGTCATGCTATTTCTGGCAGTTTTGCTGGGTTTCTATTCGTCATTTTTGGGAGGATACCTGCTCAG GTCGTTGGATCCACTATTGGGGTTGGGTTAACTAAAATCACCTTTCCAGAAGCATACTATGGCCCTCGCTTGAATGTTGATATTCATCAGGGAGCATTAATGGAAGGATTTCTTACACTATTGATTGTGATTCTCTCATTgggaataaagaaaataaatcctGAGAATTTGGTTTTAAGAACATGGATTTCAAGCTTGTCCAAAGTAATACTTCATTTTCTAGGTTCAGATATAACTGGTGGAATCATGAACCCAGCTACA gCATTTGGTTGGGCTTATGTTCAAGGGGACCATATGACCAAGGAGCATTTGCTTGTTTACTGGCTCGCACCAGTTGAGGGCGCTTTGTTAGGAGTATGGGTGTGTAGTTTGTTTGTTGACCTTAAGAAGCACAAGGAACATCATCAAACTGGTTACAAGTTTAAATCAGAGTGA